TGGGGGTTCACGCACGACGCCATCAGCACGCGGCAGCTCGAAACGATCGCCGACGCCGCGGCAGGCGACGCCCGTGTTGCCATCGGAATTCTGCGGTCGGCGGCCCGGCAGGCCGAACAGGACGGTGCTGACTCCATCGCCGATACCACTATCACGCAAGCTATCCCGGCAGCACGGTCGGAACTCCACCAGCAGAACATCGAGAAGCTCAACGAGCATCAACAGACCGTCTACGACATCGTCGCGGACGCCGAAGTCATCACGCCGGGGGAGTTGTACGACCGCTACGAGGGGGCGGTTTCGGATCCGAAAACGAAGCGGACCGTCCGAAACTATCTGCAGAAGATGGTTCACTACGACCTCATTGAGTCTGAGGGCGAAAAGCGCGGACGGGAGTACAGGCTCAACACGCAGTGAGCTATCGAGCAGGACGCGCTCACGGCCACATGACGGTGTGAGTCCTCGGAAACGGAAGTTCCGGAAACACCACACCTCCGCTTTTGCACGGTGTCGCGTTTGGTTCCCGTATGGGATTTCGACAACCAGCCAACCGTTCCACGGACGTCCAGCTCCCCGACCAGGTACCGGATCTCAAGCCAGGCGTGACGCTTCTCGATGGCCCCGCGGACCGGTCGGTCGCACTCCACCAGCTCGTCCTGACTGACTTCGCGGACGAATCCGGGAACGCATACTGGATCGATGCCCGAAACAACGCCACGACGTACGCGTTCTACGAACTCGCGGGTGACCGAACCGACCTGTCCGGTCTCCGGATCGCTCGTGCGTTCACCGCGTATCAGCACCACTCGCTGGTCCGGCGGACCGCTCGCGTCGTCACGCCGAACACGGCAGCCGTCGCAGTGCCCTGCCTCCCGTCGCTGTATCGCGACGACGATGTGCCCGACCACGAAGCGGCGGATCTACTCGAATCGGCGCTCGCGATCCTGGCAGAACTCGCCGAGACGCTCGACATCCCCGTCGTCATCACTGCCAATACTGGGAGCGATCACGGCGAACTCGTCGCCGAGTACGTCGACCACGAGATCAACTGCCGCAAGACGGGACTCGGGCTCCAGTACTCCAGCGAGGACTTCACGACGGACGTCTACTGGCACGACGGCTTCTGGCAGACGACGATCCCCTACTGGGTCGACCTGTTCGGTGCCGTCTCGGAGACGGACACGGTTCGGCCGCGCCCCGAGACGCCGATTACGGAACTGGAGGTGGTCTGATGGGGCGCACGAACCCCACCTTCCGCGATTTCCTGCAGACGTTTCGATCGCAGTGGCAACCGTTCCGCCGAGGGTTGCGACGACAGGACAAACCACACTTCGACCGCCTGTTCGAGCACGCCGAGTCCCACGCGGACGCGGCAGGCTACATGAACGCGACCGACCCGGAGGTCGCGATCATCCTGTCGATGCTCCTCGCACAGGAACGTGAGATCCGGGAACTCCGAACGCAACTCGACGAGGCGCAGCGATGACGTTCAAAGTCGAGTTTCGGAACGGGACGTGTGTCGAGTGGGATCGGACTGCTGACGGTGTCAGCCGCACTGAGAACGAACGATACACGCCATCACTGTACATCGACGGTCCGGAGACGCCGCTAGCGGACCTTCGGACTGCATTGGAGCGTGATCCGAAGGTCACGGCCACCGCTATCGAACGCTGGTACACGAGCCTGCAAGACACCGCAAAAACGGACGTCCTTCGCGTCGATGTCGACCACGTCGCTGACGTCCGATCCGTGGCTACCGAGGTGCGAGGGGTTCACGAACGGGATAGCTACGCTCCGGGGACGTTCCGGCTCTACAACGTCGACCTGTCGCCACAGTTCCGATACTGCGTAGAGACTGGCACGGACCCGACGCCGGACCATGCGCTGTCGACCTTGTCGCTGCGGATCGGCGACCAGGCACTCGCCACAAAGGACGTGTCGTCGCTGACGGTCGACGGTGACGAGATCACAGGCTCACCGGCGGCCGTGCTTCAAGCAGTCTACAACCGTGTCCGGACGACCGACCCCGATGTCCTCATCGTCTCTCACGGGGACCTCGTGCCGGTTCTCTATGAGCAGGCCGACGAAGTCGGACTCTCGGAGTTTCAACTGGGCCGTGAGACCGGGTGGGACAAACTCGCTGGCGAGAGTACCTACGTGAGCTACGGCCAGGTGGGTCACTCGCCCGCTCGCTACGACGTGCCCGGCCGTGTCCTGCTCAATACCTCGAACAGTTTCCTCTGGGCGGAAACCAGCCTCAACGGTCTCGTCGACCTCGTCAGCCGGTCGTGGAAACCCCTGCAGGAGCTGGGGTGGGCGAGCATCGGAACAGTGCTGACGGCGATCCAGATCCGGGAAGCGCTCGAACGGGACGTCCTGATCCCGTGGGACAAGTGGGAACCGGAGGAGTTCAAAGATGTCCGGACGCTCCACGCGGCCGACCGCGGTGGATTCACGTTCGCTCCGCAGGTGGGGCTGCACGAGAACGTGTACGAAGTGGACTTCTCGTCGCTGTATCCCCGGATCATCTGCGAGTGGAACATCAGCCCCGATACGATCCGCTGCGACTGTCACAGTGACCGTACCGATATCCCGGAACTCGGCTATAACGTCTGTGACGACGACGGCTTCCTCCCGGCGGTGTTGCAACCGCTGTTGGACGACAGAGCTGCGATCAAACAGCAACTCCGCGAAACGGACGACCCGGAACGGGAAGCGGAACTCAACTCCCGTTCGGCGGCGATCAAGTGGATCCTCGTCTCCTGTTTCGGCTATCAGGGCTACCGCAATGCGAAGTTCGGCCGGATCGAATGCCACGAAGCCATCAACGCCGTCGCTCGCGATATCCTGCTTCGATCGAAAGAACGGCTGGAAGCCAACGGCTGGGAGATCGTCCACGGTATCGTCGACAGCCTCTGGGTGACGCCGATGGACAACACGGAGACGACACCGCTCTCGTCGGTCACCGATGCGATCTCCGACGATATCGGGATCACTCTCGAACGTGAGAGCAGGTACGACTGGGTGTGTTTCGTCCCGAAGCGGACGTCGAATGCCGGCGCTCTCACGAAGTATTTCGGGAAAGTAGCCGACACAGACGAGTACAAACTCCGGGGGATCGAAGCCAGACAGCGAAGTACCCCACCGTACATCGAAGCAGTCCAACGTGACCTGATTCGGATCGTCGAGACCGAGCGAAATCCAGAAGCGGTCTGCGATCGATTGCAGCGGTCGCTAACTGAACTTCGAGCCGGAGATGTTCCACCCGAGGAACTCGTCATCACGAAGCGGGCGTCCAAAGCACCCGAAGCGTACACGCAGCGGACCCAGACGGTTGCCGCGCTCGAACGTGCTCGGATGAAGGGACTCGATCCACAGCCCGGTGAGTCCCTCCAGTACGTGGTCGTAAACGACGACACTCGATCGCGGGACCGCGTCAGATTACAGTTCGAGGATATTTCGGAGTACGATACGGGATTCTACAGGGGCCAACTCGTCCGTGCGGCGGAAAGTATTGTCTCCCCGTTTGGGTGGGATGCGGAGCGGATCGAAACGTACCTGAACGATATCGACGACGTGAGCCTCGCCGCGTTTTAGACCCGTACGGACGGCAATGATACTGGCCATTGACGAAGGACTCGTTGGGACGGAGAACATCGACCCCGGGCCTGAAGGCGATATCTCGACGGCCCGGCTGCTAAGTGAAGGATTCAAATCCATCACCGAAAACGGCGTCCTCGGTGATCCAGCGAAGGCAACAACCGACGCAGGAGAAGTGAAATCCAGAACGTCGTGGAGACGTACGTCGAGCATATCAAACCCGAACGCGAGGCAGTCTGGTTGAGCGACGAGTGGTCAGCACATTACTGCCCGAGGCGAAGGAACCGTGCGCTGTCGAGGGCGGCAGTGGACTGGCCGGTGTCGAACAGCACGTCGTCGATCGCGGCTACGAAGCCCCACTCGCCGCTGAGTCCTGGCGCTGACAACACACGGCATATACCTCATGCCGTGAGCGACGATATCACCCGGTGAGAAAACAATACTACTGGGTTACGTTGCGGTCGATGGTAGACGCGACTCCGACGGAAGGGGCGAACCGATCGTCTGACGTAACTGGCTCGAGTGGGGGGCTTAGCCGACGCCGGTACCTCGCGCTCACCGGCGTCGTCACGGTGGGCACAGCGGCCGGGTGTATCAGCGGCTCCGGCGGCGGCGACGGTAATGGGGCCACCAGCGGCGGTGCCGGGAACGCCGACAGCGGCCCTGACCCGTTCAGTTCGGTGGAAGCTGACAACCAGAGGATAACCGCGACGATGGCCCAGGACAAGACTGCCGATGCGGTCAAGGTAGTCGACCCGAGCGGACAGGACCGCATGGAGGTCGAGGTGACGCGCGGGAGCGCGGAGATACCGGTGTCGACGGTCGGGGACTGCGGGTCCTGCGAGGAGTTTACGGTACATCTCCCGGGCGGCGAGTACGAACTCGTCGCGATCCGGATCCCCGAAGACGACGCCGAGAGACCGACCGAGGTCGGTCGGCGGCCGGTGACGGTCGAACGAAGTGCCGAGATCACTGCCGTGGATATAGCGGACGGAGAGGTGGCCGTAACCGTACGAAACACGGGCCAGTTCCTGATCCGCGCACGGGCGCTCCGGTACGAGCCGACCGACCCCGCGACGACCGCTGCGAGCGAGTTCTACTCCAGGAAACAGTTGCGGAAAAGAATTGGGATAGAGCGAACCGATACGCCGGACCACGAACTCCGCAAGACGGAGAGCAGGCCGGTCCTCGAACATATCGTGGTGCCGGGGTCGACCGGGACGTTCACGATGGGTTCCACGCGTCTCTATCGATCCGAGGAGTTGACGGAGGAGACCGCCTGCACCGGCCAGTCGGTCGACTTTCGGTTCGAGTTCCTCGGCCAAAGCGAGGATATGCGTGCCGCGGCGACGGGGACGATGAGGTTTAACGGCGGCGTCGAGACGGCGGATGACGAGTCGTTCGCTTGTAAGGAATCACGGATCGATAACGTCAGTTCGGTCGAGACGCAGGAGACGTCGTGATCACGGCCGACCAAACCGGGGCGTGACCCACCATCAGCCCTGAACCACGATGAAGCGTTGGCCCTCTCACGGGACGTTCCACCCGTCCAAGACGAATGTCGCGAACCCTATCATTAAGGGGACGTCCTCTCATTCCGAAGGCATGGACGCGGACGAGGTGCCGTGGATAGCCCTCGTCGAGGAACGGTTGGCGTTTCTCGATCGGCTGTCGGAGTCGCCCGCTCACAAGCCTCAACTGGAGACGGACCTCGACTGTTCGCGGTCGACCGTCGACCGCGCAATTCGACGCCTAGAAGCCGCGGGTCTGGTCGACCGGGTCGGCGACGGCTACGTCACGACGCCGACCGGGCGGGTAGCGGCCCACCGATATCGGTCCTACGTCGCCGACCAGCGGACCGTCGACGACGCACAAGCGGTGCTCTCCGTCCTCCCGCCGGACTGCGACGTTCCGCCGGAACTCGTCGCCGGGGGAACGGTCGCCACGGCCGACGACCGCCCCCACCGTTTGTTCGAACGCCTCGCTCGACACCTCCGCACGGCCGATCGCTATCAGGTCGCGCTGCCAACGCTTGCGGATTCGCGACACCTCCGCTTGCTCCACGCGCGGGTCCTTTCCGATGGACTGGACGCCGATCTGTTGGTCGCGCCCGCGCTAGCCGACCGCCTCAGAGAGGAGTTCCCCTCGCTGATCGGCGACCTATTCGCCACGGAGTCGTGTACGATCCGGCGCGCCGATGTCCCGCCGTTCGTGGTCGCCCTTTCGACGAGTGACCCGCCGACGGCGGATCCAGCGGCGGCATCGACGCGGGACGGCGGCGCGACAGCCATCGTCGCTACCCACGACGAAGGGGCGCTGGCGGGGACCATCGAAAACGACGCCGACGCTGCGATCGACCGAGCGCGCACGCTGTTCGCTTCCCTCGGAGAGAACGCCAGATCCCTCGTGAGTCCTCCCGCCGATCGTGATACAAGCACTCCGCTCCCGGCCGACGACATGCAGACCCACCGCGCCCTCGCCGACGCCGGTATGACCCGCCTCGACCGCGCGTATTTCACGGAGTGCACGCCCGGCGAACCCGAGACAGCCTGGAGACTGGGGTTCGACCTCGTCGACGCCTACTACGGGTACGCTGTCGGGCGGGTCGACCCATCTCTGGACGAAGGCAAGTCGAACGGCGACGCGGCCTCGAAACGGTTGCGAGACCCCGGCGACTTGGACGGCGAGTTCTCCCCATCCGAAACCGAGGCCGGTCTCGAAGCAGGCAGCGACTGGTCGCTACCGACCCCACCTGATGTCCCGCAGTCAGACCGAGCCGAATTCGAGGACGGCGTCGCTATCGGCGTCGGAAGCGAGAACGGGGAGACAAGCGGGGGCGAAGGCGATGGTGAACCCGACAAACCCCGGGCGAGTTCGAGCGGTTCGGTCGTGTCCTCGGTACTGGTCGACCGTCTGGCGGCCGGTGACGACCA
The Halostella litorea DNA segment above includes these coding regions:
- a CDS encoding type B DNA-directed DNA polymerase, producing the protein MTFKVEFRNGTCVEWDRTADGVSRTENERYTPSLYIDGPETPLADLRTALERDPKVTATAIERWYTSLQDTAKTDVLRVDVDHVADVRSVATEVRGVHERDSYAPGTFRLYNVDLSPQFRYCVETGTDPTPDHALSTLSLRIGDQALATKDVSSLTVDGDEITGSPAAVLQAVYNRVRTTDPDVLIVSHGDLVPVLYEQADEVGLSEFQLGRETGWDKLAGESTYVSYGQVGHSPARYDVPGRVLLNTSNSFLWAETSLNGLVDLVSRSWKPLQELGWASIGTVLTAIQIREALERDVLIPWDKWEPEEFKDVRTLHAADRGGFTFAPQVGLHENVYEVDFSSLYPRIICEWNISPDTIRCDCHSDRTDIPELGYNVCDDDGFLPAVLQPLLDDRAAIKQQLRETDDPEREAELNSRSAAIKWILVSCFGYQGYRNAKFGRIECHEAINAVARDILLRSKERLEANGWEIVHGIVDSLWVTPMDNTETTPLSSVTDAISDDIGITLERESRYDWVCFVPKRTSNAGALTKYFGKVADTDEYKLRGIEARQRSTPPYIEAVQRDLIRIVETERNPEAVCDRLQRSLTELRAGDVPPEELVITKRASKAPEAYTQRTQTVAALERARMKGLDPQPGESLQYVVVNDDTRSRDRVRLQFEDISEYDTGFYRGQLVRAAESIVSPFGWDAERIETYLNDIDDVSLAAF